From Oncorhynchus clarkii lewisi isolate Uvic-CL-2024 chromosome 26, UVic_Ocla_1.0, whole genome shotgun sequence, the proteins below share one genomic window:
- the LOC139384887 gene encoding relaxin-3 receptor 1-like produces MGELLNHSGILALNRTLMDDDKFGSLEDIDVTADGTPILRIIISVVYSIVCAVGLIGNLLVFFLMRLKQGRKKSSINFFIINLAVTDFQFVLTLPFWAVDTALDFSWPFGDAMCKIILSVTVMNMYASVFFLTAMSVTRYWSVASALKNRSRQRSCSVKLVCAVLWVSATIATAPTTIFSSVTVVAGEKLCLIRFPEGHDWLALYHLQKIIIAFVIPMLIVSVCYLMLLRFIRLRSMNNNHPKRRSRVTKSVTIVVLSFFLCWMPNHAITFWGVLVKFNAVNWDKSYYLVHTYVFPVTVCLAHANSCLNPVLYCLMRREFRKMLKDLFWRISSPAISKACTIRTFTGTCNTRVTHDDNQGVIPLNVLDTTQCRLSFIDRPDLPAIPGLPGMAPEDSQCIHQT; encoded by the coding sequence ATGGGCGAGCTACTCAACCACAGCGGGATTTTGGCATTGAACAGGACTTTAATGGATGATGACAAATTCGGCAGTCTGGAGGATATTGACGTGACCGCGGACGGCACTCCGATTCTAAGGATAATCATCTCCGTTGTTTACTCCATTGTGTGCGCGGTAGGGTTAATTGGGAACTTGTTAGTCTTTTTCCTAATGAGGTTAAAACAGGGCCGGAAGAAATCGAGTATTAACTTTTTCATCATCAACTTGGCAGTGACGGACTTCCAGTTTGTGTTGACTCTGCCGTTCTGGGCAGTGGACACCGCACTGGACTTCAGCTGGCCGTTTGGAGACGCCATGTGTAAAATCATCCTTTCCGTAACAGTTATGAACATGTACGCTAGCGTGTTCTTTCTGACTGCTATGAGTGTGACCAGATACTGGTCTGTCGCCTCGGCTCTGAAGAACCGGTCGAGACAGAGGTCGTGTTCGGTGAAATTGGTGTGCGCGGTGCTGTGGGTCTCCGCAACCATTGCCACAGCACCCACTACCATTTTCTCCTCAGTGACCGTAGTGGCGGGGGAGAAGCTCTGCCTCATCAGGTTCCCTGAGGGACATGACTGGCTCGCGCTCTATCATCTCCAAAAAATCATCATAGCGTTCGTAATACCCATGCTGATAGTGTCCGTCTGCTATCTGATGCTCTTACGGTTTATCCGTCTGAGGAGCATGAACAACAACCACCCCAAAAGGAGGTCGAGGGTGACCAAATCTGTCACCATCGtcgtcctctccttctttctttgcTGGATGCCAAATCACGCCATCACATTCTGGGGTGTATTGGTGAAATTTAACGCTGTCAATTGGGATAAATCCTACTATTTGGTCCACACCTATGTATTCCCGGTGACTGTGTGCCTCGCGCATGCCAATAGCTGCTTGAACCCAGTTCTGTATTGTCTCATGCGACGTGAATTCAGAAAGATGCTGAAGGATTTGTTTTGGAGAATTTCCTCACCAGCCATCTCCAAAGCCTGTACAATACGTACGTTTACGGGGACGTGCAACACACGTGTAACACACGACGACAACCAAGGGGTTATTCCATTGAATGTTCTAGACACCACACAATGTCGACTGTCCTTTATTGACAGACCGGATCTTCCCGCAATACCGGGTCTACCCGGAATGGCACCTGAAGATTCACAGTGCATCCACCAGACATAA